One window from the genome of Crassostrea angulata isolate pt1a10 chromosome 2, ASM2561291v2, whole genome shotgun sequence encodes:
- the LOC128170813 gene encoding putative nuclease HARBI1, protein MFMGVVDALNASLDNIIFPMGQEEILRTKEEFLRVANFPNIVGAIDGTLIPIMGMTGDDEHVFVCRKGFHAINMQGIVTADLRFTNIVCKYGGATHDAYILANSSIPEIMDQLPGGGWLLGDSGYPLRPWLMTPFLTPQAGQQEKYNASHIKTRNCVERAFGVLKSRFRCLHKTGGALAYTPSKCVRIIECCCRLHNRAIEDRIPAPATGQVPIFSDNDTFNAETIVNANAVNTRNIIVRRF, encoded by the exons ATGTTTATGGGAGTAGTTGATGCCCTGAATGCCAGCCTTGACAACATCATTTTTCCAATGGGGCAAGAGGAAATTCTTCGGACAAAGGAGGAATTTTTGAGGGTGGCAAACTTCCCCAACATAGTTGGTGCCATTGATGGAACTCTGATTCCAATCATGGGAATGACTGGAGACGATGAGCATGTTTTTGTGTGCAGGAAAGGATTTCATGCCATAAATATGCAGGGAATCGTGACGGCTGACCtgag ATTTACAAACATCGTTTGCAAGTATGGGGGTGCCACACATGATGCATACATACTTGCAAACTCGAGCATTCCCGAGATAATGGACCAGCTGCCAGGTGGAGGATGGCTTTTAGGGGACAGTGGCTACCCCCTTCGTCCATGGCTAATGACTCCTTTCCTCACGCCCCAAGCAGGACAACAGGAGAAGTACAATGCCAGTCACATCAAGACAAGAAACTGCGTTGAGAGGGCTTTTGGTGTCCTTAAGTCCAGATTTCG ATGTCTGCACAAAACAGGAGGAGCTTTGGCCTACACTCCTTCAAAATGTGTAAGGATCATCGAATGTTGCTGCCGCCTCCACAACAGGGCCATCGAAGACCGCATTCCAGCACCAGCAACGGGACAAGTACCCATCTTCTCTGATAATGACACTTTCAATGCTGAAACTATTGTCAATGCAAACGCTGTTAACACCAGAAACATCATTGTTAgaagattttaa
- the LOC128170816 gene encoding uncharacterized protein LOC128170816 — protein sequence MQSAVKKKEAQRRKNLTQTGGGPSQLPMLKPWEEKILQLIPQSAISGIEDGVDTSEVRSSLQMSQKLSCLEIQPFIVTEVPAEELENLDTNSDVPVVSQSEG from the exons ATGCAGTCTGCCGTCAAGAAGAAGGAAGCTCAACGGAGGAAAAACTTGACGCAAACTGGAGGAGGGCCTTCACAGCTCCCCATGTTGAAGCCTTGGGAGGAGAAA ATATTGCAGTTGATTCCTCAGTCAGCCATATCTGGAATTGAGGATGGGGTGGACACCAGTGAAGTCAGGTCTTCCCTTCAGATGTCCCAAAAACTAAGTTGTCTTGAGATACAGCCATTTATTGTCACTGAGG TTCCAGCTGAAGAACTTGAAAATCTAGACACTAATAGTGATGTGCCAGTTGTCTCTCAATCTGAAGGTTAG